A region from the Lutra lutra chromosome 1, mLutLut1.2, whole genome shotgun sequence genome encodes:
- the NME6 gene encoding nucleoside diphosphate kinase 6 isoform X1, whose amino-acid sequence MRASEERGILARSQFLSIQSSNSRIDGSTLWDRRPYERSEMTSILRSPQALQLTLALIKPDAVAHPLILEAVHQQILSNKFLIVRMRELLWRKEECQQFYKEHEGRFFYQRLVEFMASGPIRAYILAHKDAIQLWRTLMGPTRVFRARHVAPDSIRGSFGLTDTRNTTHGSDSVVSASREIAAFFPDFSEQRWYEEEEPQLRCGPVHYSPEGGIHCAAGPGGPGPA is encoded by the exons ATGAGGGCCAGCGAGGAGAGGG GTATCCTGGCAAGGTCCCAATTCTTGTCCATCCAATCTTCCAATTCTAGGATTGATGGGAGCACACTGTGGGATAGAAGACCTTATGAAAG GAGTGAGATGACCTCGATCTTGCGGAGCCCTCAGGCTCTCCAGCTTACTCTGGCCCTGATCAAGCCTGATGCTGTTGCTCACCCCCTGATTCTGGAG GCTGTTCATCAGCAGATTCTGAGCAACAAGTTCCTTATTGTACGAATGAGAGAACTTCTGTGGAGAAAAGAAGAATGCCAGCAGTTTTACAAAGAGCATGAAG GGCGTTTTTTCTACCAGCGGCTGGTGGAGTTCATGGCCAG CGGGCCAATCCGAGCCTACATCCTGGCCCACAAGGATGCCATCCAGCTCTGGAGGACACTGATGGGACCCACCAGAGTGTTTCGAGCACGTCACGTGGCCCCAGATTCAATTCGTGGAAGTTTCGGCCTCACTGACACCCGCAACACAACCCATGGCTCAG ACTCTGTGGTTTCAGCCAGTAGAGAGATTGCAGCCTTCTTCCCTGACTTCAGTGAACAGCGCTGGTATGAGGAAGAGGAGCCCCAGTTGCGCTGTGGGCCCGTGCACTACAGCCCAGAGGGAGGCATCCACTGTGCAGCCGGACCAGGAGGCCCAGGACCAGCCTGA
- the NME6 gene encoding nucleoside diphosphate kinase 6 isoform X2, with product MTSILRSPQALQLTLALIKPDAVAHPLILEAVHQQILSNKFLIVRMRELLWRKEECQQFYKEHEGRFFYQRLVEFMASGPIRAYILAHKDAIQLWRTLMGPTRVFRARHVAPDSIRGSFGLTDTRNTTHGSDSVVSASREIAAFFPDFSEQRWYEEEEPQLRCGPVHYSPEGGIHCAAGPGGPGPA from the exons ATGACCTCGATCTTGCGGAGCCCTCAGGCTCTCCAGCTTACTCTGGCCCTGATCAAGCCTGATGCTGTTGCTCACCCCCTGATTCTGGAG GCTGTTCATCAGCAGATTCTGAGCAACAAGTTCCTTATTGTACGAATGAGAGAACTTCTGTGGAGAAAAGAAGAATGCCAGCAGTTTTACAAAGAGCATGAAG GGCGTTTTTTCTACCAGCGGCTGGTGGAGTTCATGGCCAG CGGGCCAATCCGAGCCTACATCCTGGCCCACAAGGATGCCATCCAGCTCTGGAGGACACTGATGGGACCCACCAGAGTGTTTCGAGCACGTCACGTGGCCCCAGATTCAATTCGTGGAAGTTTCGGCCTCACTGACACCCGCAACACAACCCATGGCTCAG ACTCTGTGGTTTCAGCCAGTAGAGAGATTGCAGCCTTCTTCCCTGACTTCAGTGAACAGCGCTGGTATGAGGAAGAGGAGCCCCAGTTGCGCTGTGGGCCCGTGCACTACAGCCCAGAGGGAGGCATCCACTGTGCAGCCGGACCAGGAGGCCCAGGACCAGCCTGA
- the NME6 gene encoding nucleoside diphosphate kinase 6 isoform X3, whose amino-acid sequence MRELLWRKEECQQFYKEHEGRFFYQRLVEFMASGPIRAYILAHKDAIQLWRTLMGPTRVFRARHVAPDSIRGSFGLTDTRNTTHGSDSVVSASREIAAFFPDFSEQRWYEEEEPQLRCGPVHYSPEGGIHCAAGPGGPGPA is encoded by the exons ATGAGAGAACTTCTGTGGAGAAAAGAAGAATGCCAGCAGTTTTACAAAGAGCATGAAG GGCGTTTTTTCTACCAGCGGCTGGTGGAGTTCATGGCCAG CGGGCCAATCCGAGCCTACATCCTGGCCCACAAGGATGCCATCCAGCTCTGGAGGACACTGATGGGACCCACCAGAGTGTTTCGAGCACGTCACGTGGCCCCAGATTCAATTCGTGGAAGTTTCGGCCTCACTGACACCCGCAACACAACCCATGGCTCAG ACTCTGTGGTTTCAGCCAGTAGAGAGATTGCAGCCTTCTTCCCTGACTTCAGTGAACAGCGCTGGTATGAGGAAGAGGAGCCCCAGTTGCGCTGTGGGCCCGTGCACTACAGCCCAGAGGGAGGCATCCACTGTGCAGCCGGACCAGGAGGCCCAGGACCAGCCTGA